A stretch of the Papaver somniferum cultivar HN1 chromosome 6, ASM357369v1, whole genome shotgun sequence genome encodes the following:
- the LOC113290686 gene encoding histone chaperone rtt106-like, whose product MTGHGMDDYRRRRDRVQRRVLAAEEKLRSRADGVPSDSDASEDELIWVPRDLKIKPDQRTKEIKKLVKDDLEAEREKEDYWDSLYSDPEIHPDFVNGPDSDSDEEFEEDSEKDDDDESDNSGKSDESDE is encoded by the coding sequence ATGACGGGTCACGGGATGGATGATTATCGACGAAGAAGGGACCGGGTCCAGCGTAGAGTGCTAGCAGCTGAGGAGAAACTTCGATCTCGAGCTGACGGCGTACCCTCTGACTCTGATGCTTCGGAAGATGAACTCATATGGGTGCCACGAGATCTCAAGATTAAGCCAGACCAGCGTACCAAGGAGATCAAGAAACTAGTCAAAGATGACCTTGAAGCTGAGCGTGAAAAAGAAGATTACTGGGATTCCTTGTATAGCGATCCTGAGATTCATCCAGACTTCGTCAATGGCCCGGATAGTGATtccgatgaagaatttgaagaggACTCCgagaaagatgatgatgatgaatctgataattCTGGAAAATCTGATGAATCTGACGAGTAG